The segment CTCGTAACCGACACGGATTGCATAGCAGCAGGAGCTGTATTGCAGACCCACCAACTGGTCAGCCGGTTTGCTGTTGCGGGTGTCGTAGTAATACGCACCGACCAGCGACCAGGCGTCAGCAATCGGCCAACTGGCGGTTGCTCCGACCTGAGAGATCCCGTTTTTGTAGATCGGGTTAGTCAGCAGGCTGGAGTCATTCAGTGCTTGTGCGACGTATTCCGGGCTGCTGTAGCGATAACTCAGCTGCACCATACGATCGGCATCCTGACGATACTCGAGTACCGCATTGCCCTGAGCGATGTTATCGAGACGGGTATCATATTGCAGCCCGCCACGCACGGCCCAGCGATCGCTCACTTTCCAGTAAGTGTCACCGGCCCAGATCAGGCTACCGGTGTCATCTTCATCGTCGATCTGCTCAACGCCAGTCCGCGATGGGGTAAACGAGTAGATTTGACCAACAGAAACGTTAAAACGTTCAACCAGATCGTTATCATAAATTCGCGTGGTAACACCGGTTGCGACCTGATTGGCTGAGGCGATGCGATCGAGGCCGCTGTAGGTGCGGTCACGGAACAAGCCGGTATAGTCAGTTTGCAGCAATGTTGAATCGTACGGATAGATAGCGCTCTGGTCGCGGTACGGGATGTAGAGATACTGGACACGCGGTTCCAGCGTCTGGGTATAGCCCTCAGCCCAATCCATATCGCGGTCAAATACCAGACGACCATCGACCTTAAACTGCGGCAGCGTACGGTTAACGGAGTCTTTCAGCAGGCCGCTGGAGGTCCGGGTGTAGCTTGAGCTGTTGTAATAATCGAGGCTATCCTGCTGATAATGGGTAGCAAGGAACTTGGCTTCGGTATCCAGGCTGGCCCAGCCGTTTGACAGCGGCAGATCCAGCGTCGGTTCAATATGCAGACGCGTTGCTTCCGGCATCCGGCTATTTACGTTGGTAAACTTCACCGCCTGCGCGAAAATACGGCCATCAAACGGCCCGATATCGTTCTGATAGTAATTCAGATCGAGCTGCGGCATCGCGCGATAGACGTTGCTGTTGCTGGTGGTGCCAAACACCTGGAAATCTTTGGTTGAGAGTGTGGCATCCCAGTTGGTATCGGCATAGCCAACGCTGAATTTCTGCGTGGCGTAACCATCAGTCGAACTGTAATACTTTGACGTTAAGTCGTTGAAGTAATAGGGATCGCTGACTTTGGTATAGTCGGCATTGAAACGCCAGTGCTGATCGTACACCCCAGCGTGGCGCCAGTAGAACAACCAGCGATCGGAGCTGGCATCCTGCGCAATACCACGCACCGCTTTGTCTTTATCGTACTGATTATCGGATGGCAGATAATCCAGCTCCATCAAACCCGCACCAAACTGGGTCAGATAACGGAATTCATTCTGCAATTGCAGGCCACGATTGCTCATATAGTGCGGCGTAATGGTGGCATCGGCCTGCGGTGCGATGTTCCAGTAGTACGGCAGCATGAACTCGAAACCATTCGTGCTGCTGTATTTTGCATTCGGGATCAGGAAGCCAGAGCGGCGACGATCGCCAATCGGCAGTTGCAGGTAGGGGCTATAGAAAACCGGCACATTGCCAAGTTTAAAGCGCGCATTCCAGATCTCCGCCACTTCCTCCTGGCGGTCCTGAATGATTTCTGTACCCACCACACTCCAGCTGTTGCTACCGGGCAAACAGGAGGTAAAGCTGCCGTTTTCGAGGATGGTATAACGATTGTTGCCACGCAGTTTCATCTGATCGGCATCACCACGTCCCTGACGGCCTACCATCAGATAGTTACCGTTCCAGACGTTGGTATCTTTGGTATTCAGATTCGACCAGGCTTTCGGACCTTTCAGGATGACCTGATTGTCGTCATAGTGCACATTACCCAGCGCATCGACGGTACGAACCGGCGCGGTTTGCCCTTCCTGCTGACGCTGATGCAACTGCACTTCATCGGCAGTCAGGCGGCTGTTTCCCTGTTGCACATCGACGTTACCGGTGAATACCGCGTCGTTGGGATAGGTGCCTTTGGACGAGTCAGAATGAATCGTCACGGGCAGCGAATTCGTGTCGCCATTAACCAGCGGACGGTTAAAGCTCGGCACGCCCAGCATACACTGCGACATTAAGTCGTCGGCGAGGGAATGCTGACTGTATATCGCTGCACCAATCATGGTAGCCAGCAGGGTAGGTATACGTTTTTTCATACGCGGTTTCGATAATTCCATGAAAACTGGCATCATGCCGACAATCCGGTCAGAGACTAACTTACTGCCCGGCGATGCGCCAGTGTTAATCCTTTTCTGTCCGCGTTGCCGTTAGGCGCTGAGATAAATGACAGGTATGATAATGCAATTTTCAGCCGCAAGCATGGCGAATTGAGGAGTTTATGCGCTACTGGGGAAAAGTAATTGGTCTGGCTCTGGGCTTACTTTCCGGACTGGGCTTTTGGGGCATTGTACTGGGTCTGATCATTGGTCACATGTTTGATAAGGTGCGCAGCGTTCAGGGACAAGGCTATTTCGCTAACAACCAAACCCGCCAGACACTGTTTTTTAGTACCACTTTTCAGGTAATGGGCCATTTGACCAAGTCAAAAGGACGCGTGACCGAGGCGGATATCCAGATTGCATCTTTACTGATGGATCGTATGCAGTTGCATGGCGATGCGCGCACTGCGGCACAGCGAGCCTTCCGTGAAGGTAAGCAGGGCGACTATCCGTTACGCAATAAACTGCGTGAGCTGCGCAGCGCCTGCTTTGGTCGCTTTGATCTGATTCGGATGTTTCTGGAAATTCAGATCCAGGCCGCCTTCGCTGATGGTTCACTGCATCCCAACGAACGTCAGGTGTTGTATGTGATCGCCGAGGAGCTGGGCATCTCAAAAATGCAGTTTGACCAGTTCCTGCGCATGATGGAAGGCGGCCAGCAATTTGGTGGTGGCGGTTCATCGTATGGTGGCGGCGCGTATCAGCAGGCTAAACGTGGCCCGACGCTGGAAGATGCCTGTAGCGTGCTGGGGGTGAAAAGCAGCGATGACAGCACCACGATCAAGCGCGCCTACCGTAAGCTGATGGCGGAACATCATCCTGACAAGCTGGTGGCGAAAGGGCTACCGCCACAAATGATGGAGATGGCGAAGCAGAAAGCGCAGGAAATTCAGGCGGCTTACGATCTGATTCGTAAGGAAAAAGGATTTAAATAAATCCTTGCTCCGGCGTAGCGGCGCGATTTATCGCGCGGCCGTTTCCCAATGGCGGCACAAACCCACGCGATAAATCGCGCCGCTACGGTTGTCAGAAATCTGCTGGCTGGCGAAACGTCATACTGTTGCCAAACGCCGGGTGGGTTATGGTCAGCGATTCCGCATGTAACAACAGGCGCGATGCCATCGCCAGCGCTTCTGGCGAAGCGTAAAAGCGATCACCAAGAATCGGATGCCCCAGCGCCAACAAATGCACACGTAACTGATGCGAACGTCCGGTAATTGGCTTCAGCTGCACCCTGGCGCTGTTGTCGTCATCATATGCCAGCACCTGATACTCGGTTTGCGCCGGTTTGCCGGTTTCAAAACACACCTTCTGCTTTGGCCGGTTTGGCCAGTCGCAAATCAGCGGCAAATCAATTAAGCCTTTTTCTTCAGCCGGATGGCCCCAGACGCGCGCCACGTATTGTTTGGCAGGCTCGCGTTCACGGAATTGCCGCTTCAGCTCACGCTCGGCCGCTTTATTCAACGCCACCACAATAACGCCGCTGGTGGCCATATCCAGACGATGCACTGATTCAGCCTGCGGGTAATCACGCTGGATCCGTGTCATCACACTGTCTTTGTGCTCATCGAGGCGACCCGGCACCGACAGCAAACCGCTCGGCTTATTGACCACCATGATGTGATCGTCCTGATAAAGGATATGCAGCCAGGGTTCAAGCGGCGGGTTATAAGGTTCCATCAGCCATTCCGTAAGGGGGCCTTGCGGCCCCGGTCAATTATTGATGCGTCACCACGATCAGGCGCAGCGCATCCAGACGCCAGCCCGCGTCACCGAGGCTTGCCAGCACCTGGTTACGGTTGCTTTCCAGCGCCTCAACCTCGTCATCACGGATGTTGGGGTTGACGGCGCGCAGTGCCTCAAGACGGGATAGCTCAGCGCTCAGCTTCTCATCGGCTTCGGCTTTTGCCGCCGCGATAATCGCTTGCGCTTCCGGCACCACTGCGCTCTCCGCCAGCGTCAGAATCTGATGCACATCCTGTTGAACGGCATTCACCAGCTTGCTGCCGGTATGGCGATTCACGGCGTTTAACTGACGGTTAAAGCTCTCAAATTCCACTTTTCCGGCCAGATTGTTGCCGGTGCGATCCATCAGCAAACGCACCGGTGTCGGCGGCAGGAAGCGGGTCAGTTGCAGATGCTTCGGTGCCTGGGCTTCCACCACATAGATCATCTCTACCAGCAGCGTGCCAACCGGTAACGCTTTGTTTTTCAACAGCGACAGCGCACAGCTGCCGGTATCGCCGGAGAGGATCAGGTCCAGACCGTTGCGGATCAGCGGGTGTTCCCAGGTAATGAACTGGGTATCTTCGCGTGACAGTGCCTGGTTGCGGTTAAAGGTCACGGTGCAGCCATCCTCCGGCAGACCGGGGAAATCCGGCACCAGCATATGATCGGACGGCGTCAGCACGATCAGGTTATCGCTACGATCCTCCTGGTTGATACCCACGATATCAAACAGGTTGAGGGCGAAATTCACCAGGCCGGTGTCGTTATCCTGCTCGGCAATCGCTTCTGCCAACGCCTGGGCTGCTTCACCGCCATTTGAGTTCTGCTCCAGCAGACGGTCGCGGCCCTGTTCCAGTTGGGCTTTCAACTGGTCATGCTGCTTGCGGCACTCAACGATGAACTCATCCAGCCCCTGCGGATTTTCCGGCGCGGCAAGGTATTCAATCAACTGGCTGTAGACGCTGTCGTAAATGGTGCGGCCAGTTGGACAGGTGTGCTCAAACGCGTCCAGACCCTCGTGATACCAGCGCAACAGCACCGCCTGCGCGGTTTTTTCCAGCCACGGCACCAGGATCTGAATATCGTGCATCTGGCCGATACGATCGAGACGACCAATTCGTTGCTCCAGCAGGTCCGGGTTGAACGGCAAATCAAACATCACCAGGCGGCTGGCGAACTGGAAGTTGCGGCCTTCAGAACCGATTTCCGAACACAGCAGCACCTGCGCGCCATCTTCTTCGGAGGCGAACCAGGCCGCAGCGCGGTCACGTTCGATGATTGACAGACCTTCGTGGAACACGGCGGCGCGGATACCTTCGCGCTCACGCAGCACCTGTTCCAGTTGCAGGGCGGTGGCGGCTTTGGCACAAATCACCAGCACTTTCTCTTTACGGTTGCTGGTGAGGTAGCCCATCAGCCACTCAACGCGCGGATCGAAGTTCCACCAGGTGCCGCTGTCACCTTCAAACTCCTGATAAATCTGCTCCGGGTACAGCATGTCACGGGCGCGTTCTTCCGCGCTTTTACGTGCGCCCATAATGCCGGAGACTTTAATTGCCGTTTGGTACTGCGCCGGCAGCGGCAGGCGGATCTGATGCAGTTCGCGTTTCGGGAAACCTTTCACGCCGTTACGGGTGTTGCGGAACAGCACGCGGCTGGTGCCGTGACGGTCCATCAACATAGAAATCAGTTCTTTGCGTGCATCTTCTTTGCCTTCGCGATCGCTGTTTGCCACCTGCAACAGCGGTTCGATGTCCTGCTCACCGACCAGATCGTTGATCAGGTTCATTTCATCTTTGGAGATCGCTTTGTCGGCCAGCAGGGTGCTTACCGCATCGGCTACCGGGCGATAGTGCTGCTGTTCAGCTACAAACTGGCTGAAATCGTGGAAGCGATTAGGATCGAGCAGGCGCAGACGGGCGAAATGGCTCTCCAAACCGAGCTGTTCCGGTGTCGCGGTCAGCAGCAGTACGCCAGGCGTCTGTTCCGCCAACTGCTCAATGACCTGATATTCACGGCTCGGTGCGTCTTCACTCCATGCCAGATGGTGTGCTTCATCAACCACCAGCAGATCCCACGCAGCATCGGCCAGCAGTTCCAGACGCTGCTTATTACGGCGGACAAAATCGAGCGAGCAGATGATCAGCTGCTCGGTATCAAATGGGTTATCGCTGTCGTGCTGCGCTTCGGTGTAGCGGTCATCATCAAACAGCGCAAAGCGCAGATTGAAGCGGCGCAGCATCTCCACCAGCCACTGATGTTGCAGGGTTTCCGGTACCACAATCAGCACGCGCTCCGCACGTCCAGCCAGCAACTGTTGCTGGATGATCATCCCGGCTTCGATGGTTTTACCCAGACCCACTTCGTCAGCCAGCAACACTCGCGGTGCATGGCGACGGCCAACATCGTGCGCAATGTGCAGCTGATGTGGGATCAGGTTGGTGCGCATACCACGTAAACCGCTGGTCGGCAGGTTGTACTGCTCGCTCTGATATTTACGGGCGCGGAAGCGCAACGCAAACCTGTCCATGCGATCCAACTGTCCGGCGAACAGGCGATCCTGGGGTTTGCTGAACACCAGTTTGCTGTCGAGCATCACTTCGCGCATCAGCACGTTGGATTCTTCGGTGTCGAGACGTGTGCCGATGTAGGTAATTAACTCATTTTCGTTACGGACGTCATCGACGCGCATCTGCCAGCCTTCATGGCTGGTGACGGTATCACCCGGATTGAAGATCACGCGGGTAACAGGAGAATCATTACGGGCATAGAGGCGGTTTTCGCCGGTTGCCGGGAACATCAGTGTGACCATGCGCGTATCCAGCGCAACTACCGTGCCCAGTCCCAGTTCACTTTCCGTATCACTAATCCAGCGTTGACCCAGTGTAAAAACCATATAATTCCTGTTCGATTCTCTGTCATGTCATGAAGATGTGCACCTGCTCTCAGGCAAAACCGTACCGCCAAACGAAAGGGTTTGGGCAGCGTGTGGATGCGGTGAGATTCAGGAAGGGCGCTATGGTACTGGATGGCAGGGCATTCGTCACCTGTCAAAAAAGCCCCAACTGCCCGGTAATCAGTGTAGCAAAATCATCGCCGACGAAGGGTAAAATGCCTTCCGCCACGGGCTGCAACTGCTTCGTCACATAGTGATCATAGTCGAGCGGCGTATGGCGCGCTTCCAGAGGCTCCGGGCCTGCGGTGGCGATGACATAGCGAATGGTGCCGCCGTTCTGATACTGCAACGGCCGCCCCAGTTTGCGGTTGACCTCATCCGCCAGGCGCGCGGCGCGAACATGCGGTGGCACGTTGCGCTCATAATCTTTGAGCGGTCGGCGCAGGCGCTTTTTATAGACCAGCTGATCATCAAGTTCGCCTGCCAGCAATTGTGCTACGGTATCCCGGATATAATCCTGCCAGGGTTCACCGCGAAAGATGCGACCATACAAGGTTTGCTGGAACTGTTGCGCCAGGGGGGTCCAGTCGGTGCGTACCGATTCAAGCCCTTTGAACACCAGCCGTTCACTGTCGTCGGTGCGAATCAGACCAGCATAGCGCTTTTTACTGCCCTGTTCCGCACCGCGAATGGTAGGCATTAAGAAACGACTGAAATGGTTTTCGTACTCCAGCTCCAGCGCACTGCTCAGGCCATAGGTTTGCTGCAAATGTTCCTGCCACCAGCCATTGACGTGTTCGGCCAACTGACGACCAATTACCGCCGCCTGTTCTTCGCTGTGCGCCCCCTTCAACCAGACAAACGTTGAATCGGTGTCGCCGTAAATCACGTCATAGCCTTTGGCTTCAATCAGTTCACGCGTTTGCTGCATGATAGCGTGCCCGCGTAGGGTGATGGAGGACGCAAGGCGGGGATCGAAAAAGCG is part of the Pantoea phytobeneficialis genome and harbors:
- the lptD gene encoding LPS assembly protein LptD, which codes for MKKRIPTLLATMIGAAIYSQHSLADDLMSQCMLGVPSFNRPLVNGDTNSLPVTIHSDSSKGTYPNDAVFTGNVDVQQGNSRLTADEVQLHQRQQEGQTAPVRTVDALGNVHYDDNQVILKGPKAWSNLNTKDTNVWNGNYLMVGRQGRGDADQMKLRGNNRYTILENGSFTSCLPGSNSWSVVGTEIIQDRQEEVAEIWNARFKLGNVPVFYSPYLQLPIGDRRRSGFLIPNAKYSSTNGFEFMLPYYWNIAPQADATITPHYMSNRGLQLQNEFRYLTQFGAGLMELDYLPSDNQYDKDKAVRGIAQDASSDRWLFYWRHAGVYDQHWRFNADYTKVSDPYYFNDLTSKYYSSTDGYATQKFSVGYADTNWDATLSTKDFQVFGTTSNSNVYRAMPQLDLNYYQNDIGPFDGRIFAQAVKFTNVNSRMPEATRLHIEPTLDLPLSNGWASLDTEAKFLATHYQQDSLDYYNSSSYTRTSSGLLKDSVNRTLPQFKVDGRLVFDRDMDWAEGYTQTLEPRVQYLYIPYRDQSAIYPYDSTLLQTDYTGLFRDRTYSGLDRIASANQVATGVTTRIYDNDLVERFNVSVGQIYSFTPSRTGVEQIDDEDDTGSLIWAGDTYWKVSDRWAVRGGLQYDTRLDNIAQGNAVLEYRQDADRMVQLSYRYSSPEYVAQALNDSSLLTNPIYKNGISQVGATASWPIADAWSLVGAYYYDTRNSKPADQLVGLQYSSCCYAIRVGYERKINGWENNNSKYDNQISFNIELRGLSSNYGLGTHDMLRQGIIPYQQAF
- the djlA gene encoding co-chaperone DjlA, producing the protein MRYWGKVIGLALGLLSGLGFWGIVLGLIIGHMFDKVRSVQGQGYFANNQTRQTLFFSTTFQVMGHLTKSKGRVTEADIQIASLLMDRMQLHGDARTAAQRAFREGKQGDYPLRNKLRELRSACFGRFDLIRMFLEIQIQAAFADGSLHPNERQVLYVIAEELGISKMQFDQFLRMMEGGQQFGGGGSSYGGGAYQQAKRGPTLEDACSVLGVKSSDDSTTIKRAYRKLMAEHHPDKLVAKGLPPQMMEMAKQKAQEIQAAYDLIRKEKGFK
- the rluA gene encoding bifunctional tRNA pseudouridine(32) synthase/23S rRNA pseudouridine(746) synthase RluA → MEPYNPPLEPWLHILYQDDHIMVVNKPSGLLSVPGRLDEHKDSVMTRIQRDYPQAESVHRLDMATSGVIVVALNKAAERELKRQFREREPAKQYVARVWGHPAEEKGLIDLPLICDWPNRPKQKVCFETGKPAQTEYQVLAYDDDNSARVQLKPITGRSHQLRVHLLALGHPILGDRFYASPEALAMASRLLLHAESLTITHPAFGNSMTFRQPADF
- the rapA gene encoding RNA polymerase-associated protein RapA; translation: MVFTLGQRWISDTESELGLGTVVALDTRMVTLMFPATGENRLYARNDSPVTRVIFNPGDTVTSHEGWQMRVDDVRNENELITYIGTRLDTEESNVLMREVMLDSKLVFSKPQDRLFAGQLDRMDRFALRFRARKYQSEQYNLPTSGLRGMRTNLIPHQLHIAHDVGRRHAPRVLLADEVGLGKTIEAGMIIQQQLLAGRAERVLIVVPETLQHQWLVEMLRRFNLRFALFDDDRYTEAQHDSDNPFDTEQLIICSLDFVRRNKQRLELLADAAWDLLVVDEAHHLAWSEDAPSREYQVIEQLAEQTPGVLLLTATPEQLGLESHFARLRLLDPNRFHDFSQFVAEQQHYRPVADAVSTLLADKAISKDEMNLINDLVGEQDIEPLLQVANSDREGKEDARKELISMLMDRHGTSRVLFRNTRNGVKGFPKRELHQIRLPLPAQYQTAIKVSGIMGARKSAEERARDMLYPEQIYQEFEGDSGTWWNFDPRVEWLMGYLTSNRKEKVLVICAKAATALQLEQVLREREGIRAAVFHEGLSIIERDRAAAWFASEEDGAQVLLCSEIGSEGRNFQFASRLVMFDLPFNPDLLEQRIGRLDRIGQMHDIQILVPWLEKTAQAVLLRWYHEGLDAFEHTCPTGRTIYDSVYSQLIEYLAAPENPQGLDEFIVECRKQHDQLKAQLEQGRDRLLEQNSNGGEAAQALAEAIAEQDNDTGLVNFALNLFDIVGINQEDRSDNLIVLTPSDHMLVPDFPGLPEDGCTVTFNRNQALSREDTQFITWEHPLIRNGLDLILSGDTGSCALSLLKNKALPVGTLLVEMIYVVEAQAPKHLQLTRFLPPTPVRLLMDRTGNNLAGKVEFESFNRQLNAVNRHTGSKLVNAVQQDVHQILTLAESAVVPEAQAIIAAAKAEADEKLSAELSRLEALRAVNPNIRDDEVEALESNRNQVLASLGDAGWRLDALRLIVVTHQ